One stretch of Streptomyces sp. NBC_00443 DNA includes these proteins:
- a CDS encoding M20 family metallopeptidase translates to MDACVDTAPYGDETAWSFAPDSGEVVDGWLRGRGAADSKHAAATFCGIAADLHGRADALHGGLAVLLDVDEHTGGFGGARAYLADPAAARPAGVMIGYPGLDEVVVGGRGLWRATIAVHAASGHSGSRRSAPGAISRAAHLVRLLEEAELPGADGEFPLPPKLTVTSCHGGQGFSVVPGLCELGVDIRITPAFDARAAEELVREAVAELDAKVPAPRPTTITPLASWPPYRLGSGRQPAAALLDAAAGEGVVVRPKTAGPSNIGNLLAGEGIPATGGFGVRYVGLHGVDERACLADLPAVHAVYRRAVLALLGPS, encoded by the coding sequence CTGGACGCCTGCGTCGACACCGCCCCCTACGGCGACGAGACCGCCTGGTCGTTCGCGCCCGACTCCGGCGAGGTCGTCGACGGCTGGCTGCGCGGCAGGGGCGCCGCGGACTCCAAGCACGCCGCGGCGACGTTCTGCGGCATCGCGGCCGACCTGCACGGGCGGGCCGACGCCCTGCACGGCGGGCTCGCGGTGCTCCTCGACGTCGACGAGCACACGGGCGGCTTCGGCGGAGCCCGCGCCTACCTGGCCGATCCGGCTGCGGCGCGCCCGGCCGGGGTGATGATCGGCTACCCGGGGCTCGACGAGGTCGTGGTCGGCGGGCGGGGCCTGTGGCGGGCCACGATCGCGGTGCACGCGGCCTCGGGCCACTCGGGGTCACGCCGCTCCGCACCCGGTGCCATCTCCCGGGCGGCGCATCTCGTACGGCTTCTGGAGGAAGCCGAACTCCCGGGCGCCGACGGCGAGTTCCCCCTGCCGCCGAAGCTGACCGTGACCTCCTGCCACGGCGGCCAGGGCTTCTCGGTGGTGCCCGGCCTGTGCGAGCTGGGCGTCGACATCCGCATCACGCCGGCCTTCGACGCCCGCGCCGCGGAGGAACTGGTCCGCGAGGCGGTGGCCGAGCTGGACGCGAAGGTTCCCGCACCGCGGCCGACCACGATCACGCCGCTGGCGTCCTGGCCGCCGTATCGACTGGGCTCGGGCCGGCAGCCCGCGGCGGCACTGCTGGATGCCGCCGCCGGGGAGGGCGTCGTCGTACGGCCGAAGACCGCCGGCCCGTCGAACATCGGCAACCTGCTCGCGGGCGAGGGCATCCCGGCCACGGGGGGCTTCGGCGTCCGCTACGTGGGGCTGCACGGCGTGGACGAGCGGGCCTGCCTGGCAGACCTGCCCGCCGTCCACGCCGTATACCGGCGTGCCGTGCTCGCCCTGCTGGGCCCGTCATGA
- a CDS encoding SpoIIE family protein phosphatase, with amino-acid sequence MSAAERPVAGGDEPVRGPVGPSGLLDVLGVASVVLDIEGRIVLWSPQAEELFGYPAQEALGEYAARIMVHEQYVDLVVKLFADVMETGEGWAGAFPIRHKDGGTRLVEFRNMRLLDDQGDVYALGLCADQATVRQVERDVALSTRTIAQAPIGLAVMDTELRYVSVNPALAQLNGIPAEEHLGRTPRELLPDPDAAEAIETALREVLRTGDALINQRIMGRTLADPDVMHFWSISLYRLEDSAGTVLGVAGMAVDITEQHQAAVETETARRRLALIADASARIGTTLELDRTAHELAEVAVPELADVAAVDLLEAVVEGRRSVLGPAESAVIRALAVKAEHDTVALDAADQPGQVARYGPDRLVTECVRTAGPVMVAHVEEKDLTRIARSPEAAVQLGRAGVHSYLAVPLIARGEVLGALDLKRTRNPLPFSEDDLLLARELASRAAVQIDNARWYQNARDIALTLQRSLLPSHPPVTGGLEVASRYQPAGASAEVGGDWFDVIPLEGGKTALVVGDVMGSGIDAATTMGRLRTATHTLASLDLEPARLLEHLDKITEGLDHSIATCVYVVHDPQQRQCRIANAGHLPPARLRPGRNPQFLELPTGVPLGVGGVAFSTTTVDLEPGDRLVLYTDGLVETRQHPLDERLAALLELLDGPDRPLEEVCDLLLRTLHQPENSDDVALLIARVLPPG; translated from the coding sequence ATGTCAGCAGCCGAACGTCCCGTGGCCGGGGGCGACGAGCCGGTGCGCGGGCCGGTAGGGCCGAGCGGGTTGCTCGATGTGCTCGGCGTGGCTTCGGTCGTGCTGGATATCGAGGGCCGCATCGTGCTGTGGAGCCCCCAGGCCGAGGAACTGTTCGGCTATCCGGCACAGGAGGCGCTGGGCGAGTACGCCGCCCGGATCATGGTCCACGAGCAGTACGTGGATCTGGTCGTCAAGTTGTTCGCCGACGTCATGGAGACCGGTGAGGGCTGGGCCGGGGCGTTCCCGATCCGGCACAAGGACGGCGGCACGCGGCTGGTGGAGTTCCGCAACATGCGGCTCTTGGACGACCAGGGGGACGTCTACGCACTGGGCCTGTGCGCCGACCAGGCGACGGTCCGCCAGGTGGAGCGGGACGTCGCGCTGTCGACCCGGACGATCGCCCAGGCCCCGATCGGGCTGGCCGTCATGGACACCGAGCTGCGCTACGTCTCGGTCAACCCGGCGCTGGCGCAGCTCAACGGCATCCCGGCCGAAGAGCACCTCGGCCGCACACCACGTGAGCTGCTGCCCGATCCCGACGCCGCCGAGGCGATCGAAACAGCCCTGCGCGAGGTGCTGCGGACCGGAGACGCGCTCATCAACCAGCGCATCATGGGCCGGACCCTGGCCGACCCGGACGTAATGCATTTCTGGTCCATCTCGCTGTACCGGCTGGAGGACTCCGCCGGGACAGTGCTCGGTGTGGCCGGCATGGCAGTGGACATCACCGAGCAGCACCAGGCCGCCGTCGAGACCGAGACGGCACGGCGGCGTCTGGCCCTGATCGCCGACGCCTCCGCGCGCATCGGCACCACACTGGAGCTGGACCGCACGGCACACGAGCTGGCCGAGGTCGCCGTGCCGGAACTCGCCGACGTGGCGGCCGTGGATCTGCTGGAAGCCGTGGTGGAGGGCAGACGCAGCGTCCTCGGGCCCGCGGAATCGGCCGTGATCCGCGCCCTGGCCGTCAAGGCGGAGCACGACACGGTGGCCCTCGACGCCGCCGACCAGCCCGGCCAGGTGGCCCGCTACGGCCCCGACCGCCTGGTCACGGAGTGTGTGCGCACGGCCGGCCCGGTCATGGTGGCGCATGTCGAGGAGAAGGACCTGACGCGCATCGCCCGCTCCCCCGAGGCCGCCGTCCAGCTGGGCCGCGCGGGCGTGCACTCCTATCTGGCGGTGCCGCTGATCGCGCGCGGCGAAGTCCTCGGCGCCCTCGATCTCAAGCGCACCCGCAATCCGCTGCCGTTCAGCGAGGACGACCTGCTGCTCGCCCGTGAGTTGGCGTCCCGCGCGGCCGTGCAGATCGACAACGCCCGCTGGTACCAGAACGCCCGCGACATCGCCCTCACCCTGCAGCGCAGCCTGCTGCCCAGCCATCCTCCGGTGACCGGCGGCCTGGAGGTCGCCTCCCGCTACCAGCCCGCGGGCGCCAGCGCCGAGGTCGGCGGCGACTGGTTCGACGTGATTCCGCTGGAGGGCGGCAAGACCGCGCTCGTCGTCGGCGACGTGATGGGCAGCGGCATCGACGCCGCGACCACCATGGGCCGGCTGCGCACCGCGACGCACACGCTGGCCTCCCTCGACCTCGAACCTGCCCGGCTCCTGGAGCACCTCGACAAGATCACCGAGGGCCTCGACCACTCCATCGCCACCTGCGTCTACGTCGTCCACGACCCGCAGCAGCGCCAGTGCCGGATCGCCAACGCGGGACACCTGCCGCCGGCCCGCCTCCGCCCCGGCCGGAACCCGCAGTTCCTCGAACTGCCCACCGGGGTACCGCTGGGCGTCGGCGGAGTCGCGTTCTCCACGACGACGGTCGACCTCGAACCCGGTGACCGCCTGGTCCTCTACACCGACGGCCTCGTCGAGACCCGCCAGCACCCGCTCGACGAACGCCTGGCCGCCCTCCTGGAACTCCTCGACGGCCCCGACCGTCCGCTGGAGGAGGTCTGCGACCTCCTGCTGCGCACCCTCCACCAGCCCGAGAACTCCGACGACGTGGCGCTGCTCATCGCCCGTGTTCTGCCGCCTGGTTGA
- a CDS encoding ferredoxin reductase: MWQTATITEVRRETPLAATFRLAVPAWVGHLPGQHLLLRLTAQDGYVAQRHYSIASAPDDSGHIELTVDHVEDGEVSSWFHTVAEPGDTVEVRGPVSGFFAWPGDRPALLVGAGSGVVPLMSMVRHHRARGLDVPLRLLVSARSPEELIYAQEYGAETTPVFTRSAPEGVPVGRMAAAHVAPLLAAQPPGGWEAYVCGSNGFAEHASRLLVAAGQPVDRIRIERFG, translated from the coding sequence ATGTGGCAGACCGCCACGATCACCGAGGTCCGCCGCGAGACCCCGCTCGCCGCCACGTTCCGACTCGCTGTGCCTGCCTGGGTGGGCCATCTGCCCGGCCAGCACCTGTTGCTGCGCCTAACGGCACAGGACGGCTATGTGGCCCAGCGCCACTACTCGATCGCGTCCGCGCCGGACGACTCGGGGCACATCGAGCTCACCGTGGACCATGTCGAGGACGGTGAGGTCTCCAGCTGGTTCCACACGGTGGCCGAGCCCGGCGACACGGTCGAGGTCCGCGGCCCGGTCAGCGGCTTCTTCGCCTGGCCCGGCGACCGGCCCGCGCTGCTGGTCGGCGCCGGCTCCGGCGTCGTACCGCTGATGTCGATGGTGCGGCACCACCGGGCGCGGGGGCTGGACGTGCCGCTGCGACTGCTGGTGTCGGCGCGCAGTCCCGAGGAGCTGATCTACGCGCAGGAGTACGGCGCGGAGACGACGCCCGTGTTCACGCGCAGTGCGCCGGAGGGTGTGCCCGTAGGACGTATGGCCGCCGCACATGTGGCGCCACTCCTGGCCGCGCAGCCACCCGGTGGGTGGGAGGCCTATGTGTGCGGCTCCAACGGATTCGCCGAGCACGCCTCACGCCTGCTCGTGGCGGCAGGTCAGCCCGTGGACCGCATCCGGATCGAACGCTTCGGCTGA
- a CDS encoding Rv1733c family protein → MRYRVRGWRWRRSPLRRRSDVVEAWTVLTVALLLLVVAPLAGAVAAWWAHDGARTVAREQRDDRRHVRAEVLGKSVDAVPLAQGGRQPSARATVRWTEPGGGPRTATARVPAGTRAGDTVDVWLDSRGRSTAPPASGMAVWQHTVTIGVCAAGGAVAVILLGHAVVRHGAMRRRLAEWEQEWAETEPDWSDRRA, encoded by the coding sequence ATGCGATATCGGGTGCGTGGCTGGCGCTGGCGGCGCAGTCCACTGCGGCGCCGGTCGGATGTCGTCGAGGCGTGGACGGTACTCACCGTGGCCCTTTTGCTGCTCGTGGTCGCGCCCCTGGCCGGGGCGGTCGCGGCATGGTGGGCCCATGACGGCGCCCGGACGGTGGCCCGGGAGCAGCGGGACGATCGCCGGCACGTCAGGGCCGAGGTCCTCGGCAAGTCCGTCGACGCGGTTCCCTTGGCGCAGGGCGGACGGCAGCCGTCAGCCAGAGCGACGGTGCGCTGGACCGAGCCGGGAGGCGGCCCTCGTACGGCCACGGCACGCGTCCCGGCGGGCACACGGGCCGGCGACACGGTCGACGTGTGGCTGGACTCCCGGGGCCGGAGCACGGCCCCGCCTGCGAGCGGTATGGCCGTCTGGCAGCACACCGTCACGATCGGCGTGTGTGCCGCGGGCGGCGCGGTCGCGGTGATTCTGCTCGGCCATGCCGTCGTACGCCACGGCGCGATGCGGCGGCGGCTGGCCGAGTGGGAGCAGGAGTGGGCCGAGACAGAGCCGGACTGGTCGGACCGGCGGGCGTGA
- a CDS encoding putative protein N(5)-glutamine methyltransferase, with the protein MPSLFSPSPSPSPSPTAALPSAASPLSRDAVVTALRAAGCVFAEDEARLILTAVGTPDELAAMVDRRVTGLPLELVLGWAEFRGLRIAVEPGVFVPRRRTEFLVEQALAHARDASVVVDLCCGSGAVGAALAAALGPVELHASDIDPAAVRCARRNVGPFGGRVHTGDLFEALPGTLRGRVGILAANVPYVPTDEVGLLPAEARDHEPHVALDGGPDGLDVLRRVAAEAPRWLAPGGCLLIETSERQAPAALDAFTRSGLASRLIVSEELYANVVVGLNRAGH; encoded by the coding sequence ATGCCTTCTCTCTTCTCCCCGTCACCCTCGCCTTCCCCGTCGCCCACGGCTGCCTTGCCTTCTGCTGCCTCGCCGCTCTCGCGTGACGCCGTCGTGACCGCACTCCGCGCAGCCGGCTGTGTCTTCGCCGAGGACGAGGCCCGGCTGATCCTGACAGCCGTCGGCACCCCGGACGAGCTGGCCGCCATGGTGGACCGGCGTGTCACCGGCCTGCCCCTCGAACTCGTCCTGGGCTGGGCCGAGTTTCGCGGGCTGCGCATCGCCGTGGAACCCGGCGTCTTCGTGCCCCGTCGCCGTACCGAGTTCCTGGTCGAGCAGGCCCTCGCCCATGCCCGGGACGCGTCCGTCGTCGTGGACCTGTGCTGCGGCTCGGGAGCGGTCGGCGCGGCGCTGGCCGCGGCACTCGGCCCGGTCGAGCTGCACGCCTCCGACATCGACCCGGCGGCGGTGCGCTGCGCCCGCCGCAACGTGGGCCCGTTCGGCGGTCGGGTGCACACCGGCGACCTGTTCGAGGCGCTGCCCGGTACCCTGCGCGGCCGGGTCGGGATACTCGCGGCGAACGTGCCGTACGTACCCACCGACGAAGTCGGGCTCCTGCCCGCGGAGGCCCGCGACCACGAGCCGCACGTCGCCCTCGACGGCGGTCCGGACGGACTCGACGTCCTGCGCAGGGTCGCAGCCGAGGCGCCCCGCTGGCTGGCCCCGGGCGGCTGCCTGCTGATCGAGACGAGCGAACGCCAGGCGCCGGCGGCCCTGGACGCCTTCACCCGCAGTGGACTGGCGTCGCGTCTGATCGTCTCGGAGGAGCTGTACGCGAATGTCGTGGTCGGCCTCAACCGGGCCGGCCATTAG
- a CDS encoding sulfite oxidase-like oxidoreductase → MNVTRGFTGRPRVRNAALPPGQYDAGDDWPVLSAEVTPELTPAEWTFRIDGLVEEPRSWSWDQAHELPASWYEGDIHCVTSWSKFGVRFGGVSLDAFLAVVRPHVSATHAVAYSHTGYSTNLPLADLTGGRAWIAWEYDGKPLAPEHGGPARLLVPHLYFWKSAKWIAGLRILDHDEPGFWEQNGYHARGNPWEEQRYSGD, encoded by the coding sequence ATGAACGTCACCCGAGGCTTCACCGGACGCCCCCGCGTCCGGAACGCCGCACTGCCGCCCGGCCAGTACGACGCGGGCGACGACTGGCCCGTCCTGTCCGCCGAGGTCACCCCCGAGCTGACGCCCGCCGAGTGGACCTTCCGCATCGACGGTCTGGTCGAGGAGCCACGGAGCTGGAGCTGGGATCAGGCACACGAGCTGCCGGCGTCCTGGTACGAGGGCGACATCCACTGCGTGACCAGCTGGTCGAAGTTCGGCGTGCGGTTCGGGGGCGTCTCGCTGGACGCCTTCCTTGCCGTGGTCCGGCCCCATGTGTCCGCCACCCATGCCGTCGCCTATTCACACACCGGGTACTCCACCAACCTTCCGCTCGCCGACCTGACCGGCGGACGGGCCTGGATCGCCTGGGAGTACGACGGGAAGCCGCTCGCCCCGGAGCACGGTGGACCGGCACGGCTGCTGGTGCCGCACCTGTACTTCTGGAAGAGCGCCAAGTGGATCGCGGGCCTGCGGATCCTCGACCACGACGAGCCTGGCTTCTGGGAGCAGAACGGCTACCACGCCCGCGGCAACCCGTGGGAAGAGCAGCGGTACTCGGGTGACTGA